Proteins from one Heptranchias perlo isolate sHepPer1 chromosome 42, sHepPer1.hap1, whole genome shotgun sequence genomic window:
- the LOC137306161 gene encoding uncharacterized protein isoform X2, producing the protein MAKICQQPTSPTKLNKPTIVSGQTCTSSEDWTDCNCSVRANPPANITWGLNGRIITGNRSDLKVNSWSMKSYLVQSSLALTHPTGTGSGIEISCVAANVHGDCVSKYQLHSEGTFSRTNIFIIGGGAAGLVILIAVVVTVRRQRKKLGEAAYVSETDDDSVIYAVVQKALNAENGVRITAPGLGITKSIKPDQNEGVLYASINISNFRKQERSIQNEDTCEYAKIKHC; encoded by the exons ACAAACCCACAATAGTATCAGGCCAGACCTGCACCAGCTCTGAGGACTGGACTGATTGTAACTGCAGTGTCAGAGCCAATCCACCAGCAAACATTACATGGGGACTCAATGGGAGAATCATCACTGGGAACAGGTCAGATTTGAAAGTCAACTCTTGGTCGATGAAGAGTTATCTGGTGCAGAGCTcactggcactgactcacccAACTGGAACTGGAAGTGGAATTGAAATCTCATGTGTTGCAGCAAACGTGCACGGTGATTGTGTCAGCAAGTACCAACTCCACTCTGAGG GAACATTCTCACGGACAAATATCTTCATAATAGGAGGAGGAGCCGCTGGCCTTGTTATTCTAATTGCAGTCGTGGTCACGGTGAGGAGACAAAG GAAGAAACTTGGTGAAGCTGCATATGTTTCAGAAACGGATGATGATTCGGTGATTTACGCTGTGGTACAGAAAGCATTAAACGCTGAG AACGGTGTTCGGATTACAGCCCCTGGCCTTGGCATCACGAAATCAATCAAACCAGATCAGAATGAAGGGGTTCTGTACGCATCTATCAATATCTCAAACTTCCGCAAACAGGAACGATCTATCCAAAATGAGGACACCTGCGAATATGCAAAAATAAAACACTGTTAA